A stretch of Miscanthus floridulus cultivar M001 chromosome 13, ASM1932011v1, whole genome shotgun sequence DNA encodes these proteins:
- the LOC136501165 gene encoding alpha carbonic anhydrase 7-like, protein MGPAHHLRCLTAAAALLAAALVLSAAVPAARGQEETEHEEEFSYVVGDENGPEYWGHIKAEWANCSAGRMQSPIDLSHERVSLVRSLGYLTHSYRPAEASIVNRGHDIMVRFKGDAGSLVINGTAYYLKQMHWHSPTEHTVDGRRYDMELHLVHQTLENKTAVIGILYEIGGEDPFLQALEPSIHRIADRKDREEPVGVVDPRRARGRASVYYRYMGSLTTPPCTEGVIWTVVKRVRTVSKHQLELLREAVHDGMEKNARPVQDVNDRGISIFRPKPHKHY, encoded by the exons ATGGGTCCAGCTCACCATCTCCGCTGCCTCACCGCCGCCGCGGCGCTCCTCGCGGCGGCCCTCGTTCTCTCCGCCGCCGTCCCTGCCGCCAGAGGCCAGGAGGAAACCGAGCACGAGGAGGAGTTCAGCTACGTGGTCGGCGACGAGAACGGGCCGGAGTACTGGGGCCACATCAAGGCGGAGTGGGCCAACTGCAGCGCGGGGCGGATGCAGTCCCCGATCGACCTCTCCCACGAGCGCGTCTCGCTGGTGCGCTCCCTCGGCTACCTCACCCACTCCTACCGCCCCGCCGAGGCCTCCATCGTCAACCGCGGCCACGACATCATG GTGAGGTTCAAGGGCGACGCTGGCAGCCTGGTGATCAACGGCACGGCGTACTACCTGAAGCAGATGCACTGGCACTCGCCCACCGAGCACACCGTCGACGGCCGCAG GTACGACATGGAGCTGCACCTGGTGCACCAGACCTTGGAGAACAAGACGGCGGTGATCGGCATCCTCTACGAGATCGGCGGCGAGGACCCGTTCCTGCAAGCGCTGGAGCCGTCCATCCACCGGATCGCCGACAGGAAGGACAGGGAGGAGCCCGTCGGCGTGGTGGACCCGCGGCGCGCGCGCGGCAGGGCCAGCGTCTACTACCGCTACATGGGCTCCCTCACCACGCCGCCCTGCACCGAGGGGGTCATCTGGACCGTCGTCAAGAGG GTCCGCACCGTGTCCAAGCACCAGCTGGAGCTTCTCAGGGAAGCCGTGCACGAC GGCATGGAGAAGAACGCGAGGCCGGTTCAGGACGTGAACGACAGGGGCATCAGCATCTTCCGCCCTAAGCCCCATAAGCACTACTAG
- the LOC136501906 gene encoding alpha carbonic anhydrase 7-like, which translates to MSPARRHLRLAVAALLAAALLLSAAVPAARAHLETEHEEEFSYIPGDEHGPEHWGSIKKEWTACGTGRMQSPIDLSHERVSLVRSLGYLHHSYRPAEASIVNRGHDIMVRFEGDAGSLVINGTAYHLKQLHWHSPAEHTVDGRRHDMELHLVHESAANKAAVIAVLYEVGRHDDAFLRHLEPFIRRIADVRDREERVGLVDPRRARGSASVYYRYMGSLTAPPCTEGVIWTIVKRVRTVSKYQLELLREAVHDDMENNARPLQEANNRHISIFRPKPDDKHY; encoded by the exons ATGTCTCCAGCTCGCCGCCACCTCCGCCTCGCCGTCGCGGCGCTCCTCGCTGCCGCCCTCCTGCTCTCCGCCGCCGTGCCAGCCGCCAGAGCGCATTTAGAAACCGAGCATGAGGAGGAGTTCAGCTACATCCCCGGCGACGAGCACGGGCCGGAGCACTGGGGCAGCATCAAGAAGGAGTGGACGGCGTGCGGCACGGGGCGAATGCAGTCCCCCATCGACCTCTCCCACGAGCGCGTCTCGCTGGTGCGCTCCCTCGGCTACCTCCACCACTCCTACCGCCCTGCCGAGGCCTCCATCGTCAACCGCGGCCACGACATCATGGTGAGGTTCGAGGGCGACGCCGGGAGCCTGGTGATCAACGGCACGGCGTACCACCTGAAGCAGCTGCACTGGCACTCGCCGGCCGAGCACACCGTCGACGGCCGCAGGCACGACATGGAGCTGCACCTGGTGCACGAGAGCGCCGCGAACAAGGCCGCCGTGATCGCCGTCCTCTACGAGGTCGGTCGCCACGACGACGCGTTCCTCCGCCACTTGGAGCCCTTCATCCGGCGGATCGCGGACGTGCGGGACAGGGAGGAGCGCGTCGGCTTGGTCGACCCGCGGCGTGCGCGCGGCAGCGCCAGTGTCTACTACCGCTACATGGGCTCCCTCACCGCGCCGCCCTGCACCGAGGGGGTCATCTGGACCATCGTCAAGAGG GTTCGCACCGTGTCCAAGTACCAGTTGGAGCTTCTCAGGGAAGCCGTGCACGAC GACATGGAGAACAATGCGAGGCCGCTTCAGGAGGCGAACAACAGACACATCAGCATCTTCCGTCCTAAGCCCGATGATAAGCATTATTAG